In Canis lupus dingo isolate Sandy chromosome 1, ASM325472v2, whole genome shotgun sequence, a single genomic region encodes these proteins:
- the CCN2 gene encoding CCN family member 2, translating into MSAAGLGPVRGAFLLLLALCGRPAAGQDCGGQCPCAAAPAPRCPAGVSLVLDGCGCCRVCAKQLGELCTERDPCDPHKGLFCDFGSPANRKIGVCTAKDGAPCVFGGTVYRSGESFQSSCKYQCTCLDGAVGCVPLCSMDVRLPSPDCPFPRRVKLPGKCCEEWVCDEPKDHTVVGPALAAYRLEDTFGPDPTMIRANCLVQTTEWSACSKTCGMGISTRVTNDNAFCRLEKQSRLCMVRPCEADLEENIKKGKKCIRTPKIAKPVKFELSGCTSVKTYRAKFCGVCTDGRCCTPHRTTTLPVEFKCPDGEVMKKNMMFIKTCACHYNCPGDNDIFESLYYRKMYGDMA; encoded by the exons ATGTCTGCAGCCGGCCTGGGCCCAGTCCGCGGcgccttcctgctcctgctcgcCCTCTGCGGCCGG CCTGCGGCCGGCCAGGACTGCGGCGGCCAGTGCCCGTGTGCGGCCGCGCCGGCGCCGAGGTGCCCGGCCGGCGTCAGTCTCGTGCTGGACGGCTGCGGCTGCTGCCGTGTGTGCGCCAAGCAGCTGGGCGAGCTGTGCACGGAGCGCGACCCCTGCGACCCGCACAAGGGCCTCTTTTGCGACTTCGGCTCCCCGGCCAACCGCAAGATCGGCGTGTGCACGG cTAAAGACGGGGCCCCCTGCGTCTTCGGAGGAACTGTGTACCGGAGCGGAGAGTCCTTCCAGAGCAGCTGCAAGTACCAGTGCACCTGCCTGGACGGGGCGGTGGGCTGCGTGCCCCTGTGCAGCATGGACGTCCGCTTGCCCAGCCCCGACTGCCCCTTCCCGCGGAGGGTCAAGCTGCCCGGGAAATGCTGCGAGGAGTGGGTGTGCGACGAGCCCAAGGATCACACGGTGGTTGGCCCTGCCCTGGCCG CTTACCGACTGGAAGACACGTTTGGCCCAGACCCAACTATGATTCGGGCCAACTGCCTGGTCCAGACCACAGAGTGGAGTGCCTGTTCCAAGACCTGTGGGATGGGCATCTCCACCCGCGTTACCAATGACAACGCCTTCTGCAGGCTGGAGAAGCAGAGCCGCCTCTGCATGGTCAGGCCTTGTGAAGCTGACCTGGAAGAGAACATTAAG AAGGGCAAAAAGTGCATCCGTACCCCCAAAATCGCCAAGCCTGTCAAGTTTGAGCTTTCTGGTTGTACCAGCGTGAAGACATACCGGGCTAAGTTCTGTGGAGTATGCACAGATGGCCGTTGCTGCACTCCCCACAGAACCACCACGCTTCCTGTAGAGTTCAAGTGCCCTGACGGAGAGGTCATGAAGAAGAATATGATGTTCATCAAGACCTGTGCCTGCCATTATAACTGTCCTGGAGACAATGACATCTTTGAGTCACTGTACTACAGGAAGATGTATGGAGACATGGCATAA